In Fusarium oxysporum Fo47 chromosome VII, complete sequence, the following proteins share a genomic window:
- a CDS encoding cytochrome b5-like heme/steroid binding domain-containing protein, whose protein sequence is MFWSNSKSRSTQPSSAVVQAAWDTKADLSPSVAFVENSSDPSQYKPAPITTEDNALPFIEPETVADACRDRHLWVIINDIIYDCTEFVHNHPGGARVIESFKGSNCSWQFWRFHSEKDLTGFGRPLRIGRTKGIKNKFKEPPRFVGLRKFWNSDN, encoded by the coding sequence ATGTTCTGGTCGAACTCCAAGTCTCGCTCAACACAGCCATCTAGCGCCGTGGTCCAAGCTGCCTGGGACACAAAAGCTGATCTTTCGCCGTCCGTGGCATTTGTTGAAAACTCGAGCGACCCAAGCCAATACAAGCCAGCGCCAATCACCACTGAAGATAACGCTTTGCCTTTCATTGAACCAGAGACAGTCGCGGATGCGTGCCGCGACCGTCACCTATGGGTCATAATAAACGACATTATCTACGACTGCACAGAGTTTGTGCACAACCATCCTGGGGGCGCTCGTGTTATCGAATCTTTTAAAGGCAGCAATTGCTCCTGGCAGTTCTGGAGATTTCACAGTGAGAAGGATCTGACCGGGTTTGGTAGACCGCTTCGCATAGGGCGGACTAAAGGAATCAAAAACAAGTTCAAGGAACCCCCTAGATTTGTTGGACTTCGGAAGTTTTGGAACTCAGACAATTAG
- a CDS encoding GPR1/FUN34/yaaH family-domain-containing protein: protein MSDGENKLRPSTTPGGHVEDRGQPALPVVHRRFANPSPLGLLSFATGIFLISSFGVHARGIQTPNVMIAVLIFFGGICQYIVGIMEFITGNTFGTAVFMSYGAFNISYSMIYLPGSGIIAAYTDESGALSPDFQQAIAMYIWAWFILTVIYTIAAVRSSWVLFLDLLALDICLILLAAGNMVNSTSVLNAGYAFGYLVAFMSCKLFSLQSHAITDHLSKTGLAVQVFLLEGSLHSKFLPSRCTKRHKLDSLEVLLRCH, encoded by the exons ATGTCTGACGGAGAAAACAAGCTACGACCGAGCACAACACCAGGTGGCCATGTTGAGGACCGCGGGCAGCCGGCTCTCCCTGTCGTGCATCGGCGCTTTGCCAACCCATCACCACTGGGTCTGCTCTCTTTCGCCACAG GTATCTTTCTCATTTCCAGCTTCGGTGTCCACGCTCGTGGAATCCAGACCCCCAATGTCATGATTGCCGTGCTGATCTTCTTCGGCGGCATCTGTCAGTACATCGTCGGGATTATGGAATTCATCACTGGAAATACCTTTGGCACAGCTGTCTTCATGTCCTACGGCgccttcaacatctcgtACAGCATGATCTACCTTCCTGGTTCGGGCATTATTGCTGCATATACGGATGAGTCGGGTGCCTTGAGTCCAGACTTCCAGCAGGCGATCGCCATGTACATATGGGCATGGTTCATCCTTACAGTCATCTATACCATAGCCGCAGTCCGAAGCTCCTGGGTCCTCTTCCTTGACCTTCTGGCATTGGATATCTGCCTTATTTTACTTGCTGCTGGCAATATGGTAAACAGTACCTCCGTCCTCAACGCAGGTTATGCTTTTGGCTACTTGGTTGCTTTTATGAGTTGTAAGTTATTTTCGCTTCAGAGCCATGCCATTACTGATCATCTTTCCAAGACTGGGCTGGCTGTGCAGGTCTTTTTGCTGGAGGGGTCACTCCATTCGAAGTTCCTACCTTCCCGATGTACAAAGAGGCATAAGTTGGATTCGTTAGAAGTGTTGCTACGCTGTCATTAA